In the genome of Acidobacteriota bacterium, the window ACTCGTTCCTGACGCAGGCGCTGCGCTCGAGCGGGAATCTGCGCGGCGTCCAGAACCTCGGCCAGCACGCCGACTCCCGACAGACATTGCGCTACATCGAGGCGGGCGTGCCCGAAGCCGCGAGCACGACGGCGGCCGCGATGCTGGCCCACTTGCCAACGGAACCTCTCCCGCGTTACGTCGCGGCGAAAGTGGATGGCACCGTTTGACTAAGTAACAAGGACAGAACAAGATGAGGGTGTTGCGCTGGCCTTCGAAGCCGGGGGTCGCAGGTTCGAGTCCTGCCGAGCGCACCAACTTTCCCAAATTCCCACGAGATTTTGAAAGCCCTTGCTTGGACACCAACCGCCAGACTTAGCCCGAGGCGGTCACGATTCGCGTGGGCGTCCGCGTGGGCAGTGCAGCAACACCTGATTTAGCGCCGGTCAGTACGATGGGTTCACTCGCAACCACGACCCAAATTAGATCCTTCGTCATCTCCTCAAACAATCGCCGTATCTGTGACGGGAAATCTGCTGTGCGGCTCCTCGAAATACCCCCCCTTGACCCACACTGTCACAAACGTCGCCCATTGTGATGCATTCCGACGTACAGCGAGTTCGAAGCTAGTGCCGCAGGTGTCGCCAGCGGTGCGCAGACTGTTGACGAGCGTAAACGGCTGGCAGTGGACGAACTTCTTGAGCGGTCTACGAACGTCGATGGCCATGGGGGGGATGGTCCTCCGAGACGAGGTGTACGGGTTATTGACTGTCGAGGTTATAGACAGCCATCCGTCCTGAGACTCTCAAGTGCACACTTCTGCGCGCGCCTGAGGGCGCACTAAAGTGCGCCCCTACGGCCAAGGGCAATCGATGATCTGTAGGCTCCTGGCCTCCTTGACTCCTGTGAGGGCCCTGTTTGGCCTAAACTCTGATGAGCGCCGATGCCCAGCACGACTGCCCCTCCCGACTGGGCCGACCTGCCCGATGAAGAGTTGCTGAATCTGCGGCTGTCGGCCCTGCCCTTGCGCTTGGACGGCACGGTCATCGAAACCCGGATCTCGCAGCTCAAGTCGGAGCTCGAGACCCGTGGCCTCACGTTTCCCCTCCACTTCTATCTCTCCGACGAATGGTTCACGCCCGACGGCCAGGCGTCGATGGCGGTGCCGTTCTACCTGGCGCATCCACGGCTCGAGCGCCTCGAAAAGACGCAGATGCTGGCGGTCGAGGGCGGCGAGCACGAGTGGTGCATGCGCATCCTGCGGCACGAGGCCGGCCACGTCATCGACAACGCCTACAAACTGCGGCTGCGCCGTCAACGACAGCACGTCTTCGGCAGTTCGTCAGAACCCTATCCTGAGTTCTACGCGCCACGGCCGTACAGCAAGAGCTTCGTCCAGCACCTCGACCCGTGGTACGCGCAGAGCCATCCCGACGAAGATTTCGCCGAGACGTTTGCCGTGTGGCTGACGCCCGAAGCCCAGTGGAAGCCGCGCTACGCCGGCTGGCCGGCGATCAAGAAGCTCGAGTACATGGACGACCTGATGAAGTCGCT includes:
- a CDS encoding putative zinc-binding metallopeptidase, which gives rise to MPSTTAPPDWADLPDEELLNLRLSALPLRLDGTVIETRISQLKSELETRGLTFPLHFYLSDEWFTPDGQASMAVPFYLAHPRLERLEKTQMLAVEGGEHEWCMRILRHEAGHVIDNAYKLRLRRQRQHVFGSSSEPYPEFYAPRPYSKSFVQHLDPWYAQSHPDEDFAETFAVWLTPEAQWKPRYAGWPAIKKLEYMDDLMKSLVAKKPLLERTEEIDPLHKLNRTLRYHYRKKRRHYGVDHPAFYDRDLRRLFSDGPEHASRITAAQFLSRIRRPVRKIVADWTGIYQYTIDKVLEDIIKRCRELKLRLAVPEEQARQEFTVLLTVQVMNYLHSGRHRVAL